The following coding sequences are from one Microtus pennsylvanicus isolate mMicPen1 chromosome 1, mMicPen1.hap1, whole genome shotgun sequence window:
- the Ift22 gene encoding intraflagellar transport protein 22 homolog isoform X1: MLKAKILFVGPCESGKTVLANFLTESSDITEYNPTQGVRILEFENPHVTSNNKGTGCEFELWDCGGDSKFESCWPALMKDAHGVVIVFNADIPSHLKEIEMWYSCFVQQQFLQDSHCMLVAHHKPGSGGDKGSLALSPPLNKLKLVHSNLEEDPEEVRVEFIKYLKSIINSMSESRDREEMLIIT; encoded by the exons ATGCTGAAGGCCAAGATTCTCTTCGTGGGGCCCTGCGAG AGTGGCAAAACAGTGTTGGCCAACTTTCTGACCGAATCTTCAGACATCACTGAATACAACCCAACCCAAGGTGTGAG GATCCTAGAGTTTGAGAACCCACATGTCACCAGCAACAACAAAGGCACAGGCTGTGAATTTGAGCTCTGGGACTGCGGTGGCGACTCAAA GTTTGAGTCCTGCTGGCCAGCCCTGATGAAGGATGCCCATGGAGTGGTGATTGTCTTCAATGCTGATATCCCAAGCCACCTAAAGGAAATCGAAATGTGGTATTCTTGCTTTGTCCAGCAGCAGTTCCTCCAAGACAGTCACTGCATGCTCGTGGCCCACCACAAACCAGGTTCTGGAGGTGACAAGGGCAGCCTGGCTTTGT CTCCCCCCTTGAACAAGCTGAAGCTGGTGCACTCAAACCTGGAGGAAGACCCCGAGGAGGTCCGAGTGGAATTCATCAAGTATTTAAAAAGCATCATCAACTCCATGTCAGAGAGCAGAGACCGCGAGGAGATGCTCATCATCACCTAG
- the Ift22 gene encoding intraflagellar transport protein 22 homolog isoform X2, with protein sequence MKDAHGVVIVFNADIPSHLKEIEMWYSCFVQQQFLQDSHCMLVAHHKPGSGGDKGSLALSPPLNKLKLVHSNLEEDPEEVRVEFIKYLKSIINSMSESRDREEMLIIT encoded by the exons ATGAAGGATGCCCATGGAGTGGTGATTGTCTTCAATGCTGATATCCCAAGCCACCTAAAGGAAATCGAAATGTGGTATTCTTGCTTTGTCCAGCAGCAGTTCCTCCAAGACAGTCACTGCATGCTCGTGGCCCACCACAAACCAGGTTCTGGAGGTGACAAGGGCAGCCTGGCTTTGT CTCCCCCCTTGAACAAGCTGAAGCTGGTGCACTCAAACCTGGAGGAAGACCCCGAGGAGGTCCGAGTGGAATTCATCAAGTATTTAAAAAGCATCATCAACTCCATGTCAGAGAGCAGAGACCGCGAGGAGATGCTCATCATCACCTAG